From the genome of Spinacia oleracea cultivar Varoflay chromosome 2, BTI_SOV_V1, whole genome shotgun sequence, one region includes:
- the LOC110789818 gene encoding very-long-chain aldehyde decarbonylase CER3, producing MGAPFVNWPWEFLGTNKYLMFGPIIAQVARLWWKGEAISNTLSFHIVFLCFLRIALHQAWNTFCSMHFLSLKRWISLQGVDFKQIDHEWDWDNFMVLQGLVGSLMLYMFPSITNWNMLWDVRGLIAALLLHMVVAEPLYYVMHRLFHNQPKLYNSYHSLHHLSPVPQPYTAGKATFLEDVLLLGIMGIPMGGAALMGYGSISLIYVYVLAFDFLRCMGTSNVEIFPHQIFEVLPFLRYLIYTPTYHSIHHKEKDCNFCLFMPIYDLLGNTLNGKSWELQKQISLNSVKKMKVPDFVFLAHVVDISSALHVPFLFRAYAAFPFSMRLYLLPCWPIAFVVMFLMWAWAKPFSVSFYNLRGKLHHTWVVPRFGFQYFLPFATKGINKQIEHAILKANKMGVKVLSLAALNKNEALNGGGTLFVNKHPNLRVRVVHGNTLTAAVILHEITDDIEEVFLSGATSKLGRAIALYLSRKHVRVMMLTLSTERFKKIQQEAPEECQKYLVQVTKYQAAKNCKTWIVGKWITPREQSWAPKGAHFHQFVVPPILHFRRDCTYGDLAAMKLPKDAQGLSTCEYTMERGVVHACHAGGVVHSLEGWTHHEVGAIDVDRIDIVWEAAIKHGLKPV from the exons atGGGTGCCCCTTTTGTTAATTGGCCATGGGAGTTCTTGGGCACTAATAAG TATTTGATGTTTGGACCGATTATTGCACAAGTAGCACGATTATGGTGGAAAGGAGAAGCAATAAGCAATACTTTGAGCTTCCACATAGTCTTCTTATGTTTTCTTAGAATTGCTCTCCATCAAGCTTGGAATACCTTTTGCAGCATGCACTTCCTTAGCCTTAAGCGTTGGATTAGTCTCCAAGGAGTCGATTTCAAGCAAATCGACCACGAGTGGGATTG GGATAATTTCATGGTCCTCCAAGGACTTGTTGGTAGCCTAATGTTGTACATGTTTCCATCCATAACAAATTGGAACATGTTATGGGACGTAAGAGGATTAATTGCAGCTTTGCTGTTACACATGGTGGTTGCAGAGCCCTTGTATTATGTGATGCATAGGCTTTTCCATAACCAACCAAAATTGTACAATTCTTACCATTCACTTCATCATTTATCTCCTGTACCTCAACCTTATACTG CCGGAAAAGCAACATTTTTAGAGGATGTCTTATTGTTAGGAATCATGGGAATTCCAATGGGGGGAGCAGCTTTGATGGGATATGGTTCCATAAGCTTGATTTATGTCTACGTTTTGGCATTTGATTTCCTAAGATGCATGGGTACCTCTAATGTTGAAATTTTCCCACATCaaatttttgaagttttgcctTTCCTTAGATACCTTATCTACACTCCTAC ATATCACAGCATACACCATAAAGAGAAAGATTGTAACTTTTGTCTATTTATGCCAATTTACGATCTATTGGGAAATACTCTCAACGGCAAATCTTGGGAACTTCAAAAGCAAATAAGTCTAAATTCAG TGAAAAAGATGAAGGTACCAGACTTTGTGTTCTTAGCACATGTAGTGGACATATCATCAGCATTGCATGTCCCGTTTTTGTTCCGAGCATACGCAGCTTTCCCTTTCTCCATGAGGTTGTATCTCCTACCTTGTTGGCCAATTGCATTCGTGGTGATGTTTTTGATGTGGGCATGGGCTAAACCCTTCTCGGTCTCCTTCTACAACCTCCGTGGCAAGTTACACCATACTTGGGTTGTCCCTAGATTCGGTTTCCAG TATTTCTTGCCATTTGCAACAAAAGGCATCAACAAGCAAATCGAGCATGCCATACTCAAGGCAAATAAAATGGGTGTCAAGGTTCTTAGCCTCGCTGCCCTCAACAAG AATGAGGCATTGAATGGTGGAGGGACATTGTTTGTTAACAAGCACCCGAATTTAAGAGTACGAGTTGTTCATGGTAACACATTGACAGCTGCAGTTATTCTTCATGAAATAACCGATGACATTGAGGAAGTTTTCCTATCCGGAGCAACCTCTAAGCTTGGAAGAGCCATTGCCCTTTATCTAAGTCGTAAACATGTGCGAGTAATG ATGTTAACTCTATCAACCGAGAGGTTTAAGAAAATTCAACAAGAGGCTCCAGAAGAATGCCAGAAATACTTGGTACAAGTGACCAAGTACCAAGCAGCAAAGAATTGCAAG ACATGGATAGTTGGAAAATGGATCACACCAAGGGAGCAAAGCTGGGCACCAAAAGGGGCCCATTTTCATCAATTTGTGGTTCCACCTATTTTGCATTTCAGAAGAGATTGCACATATGGTGATCTTGCTGCCATGAAGCTGCCTAAAGATGCTCAAGGTCTTAGCACTTGTGAG TATACAATGGAAAGAGGAGTAGTTCATGCTTGCCATGCGGGTGGAGTGGTTCATTCACTAGAAGGGTGGACACATCACGAGGTTGGTGCCATTGATGTCGATAGAATTGACATTGTGTGGGAGGCTGCAATCAAGCACGGTTTAAAACCtgtttag